One window of the Streptomyces asoensis genome contains the following:
- a CDS encoding IS5 family transposase (programmed frameshift) yields the protein MSVRLVITDAVWARIEPLMPADPARGRRWADHRRTLEAIVWKYRTGSPWRDLPEELGSFQTAHKRLLRWAVDGTWERIFVALLAAADDVDDIGWTVSVDSTVCRAHQHAAGAWKRGRPGRAEPEDHALGRSRGGLSTKVHLASDSHARPLAVRVTAGQAGDAPAFEAVMAGIRVPRSGPGRPRTRPDAVLADRAYSSRAIRSHLRRRGIRAVIPQPRDQAGHRLRRGRAGGRPPAFDADAYKQRNTVERCINRFKQWRGLAMRTDKLAIAYQAALHLASILIWARR from the exons GTGTCTGTCCGGTTAGTGATCACTGATGCTGTGTGGGCCCGGATTGAGCCGCTGATGCCGGCAGACCCGGCCCGTGGACGGCGGTGGGCCGACCACCGCCGAACCCTCGAAGCCATCGTGTGGAAGTACCGCACCGGCTCACCCTGGCGGGACTTGCCAGAAGAGCTCGGCTCGTTCCAGACCGCTCACAAACGGCTGCTCAGGTGGGCCGTGGACGGCACCTGGGAACGGATCTTCGTCGCGCTCCTGGCAGCGGCCGATGACGTTGACGACATCGGCTGGACCGTGTCGGTGGACTCCACCGTCTGCCGAGCCCACCAGCACGCTGCCGGTGCTTGGAAAAGGGGGCGTC CAGGTCGGGCCGAACCCGAAGACCACGCGCTGGGACGCTCCCGGGGCGGCTTGAGCACGAAGGTCCACTTGGCCAGCGACAGCCATGCGCGGCCGCTGGCCGTCCGCGTCACCGCGGGGCAGGCAGGTGACGCACCGGCCTTTGAGGCCGTCATGGCCGGCATCCGCGTTCCGCGAAGTGGGCCCGGGAGACCAAGGACGCGGCCGGATGCCGTCCTAGCCGACCGCGCTTATTCATCCCGCGCGATCAGGAGCCACCTTCGCCGGCGCGGCATACGTGCCGTCATCCCTCAGCCCAGAGACCAGGCCGGCCACCGTCTCCGGCGCGGCCGCGCCGGCGGCCGCCCGCCCGCTTTCGACGCCGACGCGTACAAGCAGCGCAACACAGTCGAACGATGCATCAACCGCTTCAAGCAGTGGCGCGGCCTGGCCATGCGAACCGACAAGCTCGCGATCGCCTACCAAGCCGCACTCCACCTCGCGAGCATCCTCATCTGGGCGCGAAGGTGA
- a CDS encoding SMI1/KNR4 family protein, whose protein sequence is MMFRMMMRPPRRGIDPVVPPVATSWRRIDAWLSRHASKALADLRPPASWQCIQEAEARLGFPLPADLRESLRCHDGDTSLLGVLPCRRLYSVSEIIEVREMRMEMWEPDDPDQAQTPWWGTKWVPISGGDGDDHFIDAGEGMWRNHLGDAVHDDQGCFLGWPSLGSWLHEVAEAMEHHGQSTWFGAVTAPKVDSSGDIHWWN, encoded by the coding sequence ATGATGTTCCGCATGATGATGCGACCTCCTCGCCGAGGCATAGATCCTGTCGTGCCCCCGGTCGCGACGTCCTGGCGCCGCATCGACGCCTGGTTGTCCCGACACGCGTCGAAGGCTCTGGCAGACCTCAGGCCCCCGGCCTCGTGGCAGTGCATTCAGGAAGCCGAGGCACGCTTGGGGTTCCCGCTTCCTGCGGATCTCCGCGAGTCGCTGCGGTGCCACGACGGAGATACATCCCTGCTGGGTGTGCTCCCCTGCCGGAGGCTGTATTCGGTGTCGGAGATCATCGAGGTCCGCGAGATGCGGATGGAGATGTGGGAACCGGACGACCCGGACCAGGCGCAAACACCCTGGTGGGGAACGAAGTGGGTCCCCATCTCCGGAGGTGACGGAGACGACCACTTCATCGATGCCGGGGAAGGGATGTGGCGCAACCACCTCGGCGATGCTGTTCACGATGACCAGGGATGTTTTCTGGGGTGGCCCAGTCTGGGTTCATGGCTCCACGAAGTGGCGGAAGCCATGGAGCATCACGGCCAGTCGACCTGGTTCGGCGCGGTGACCGCCCCCAAGGTCGACAGCAGCGGAGACATCCACTGGTGGAACTGA
- a CDS encoding IS5 family transposase (programmed frameshift) yields the protein MWDRIEPLIPTDPVRGRRWADHRRTLEAIAWKYRTCSPWRDLPDELGSFQTAHKRLIRWAVDGTWERILAAVLTAAEGADDIGWTVSVDSTVCRAHQHAAGARKKGAPGRAEPDDHALGRSRGGLSTKVHLASDSRAQPLALRITAGQAGEAPAFETVMAAIRVPRSGPGRPRTRPHAVLADRAYSSRAIRNHLRRRGIRAVIPQPSDQVGHRLRRGRAGGQPPAFDAEAYKQRNAVERCINRLKQWRALAMRTDKLAITYQAALHLAAILIWARR from the exons ATGTGGGACCGGATAGAGCCGCTGATTCCGACCGATCCGGTCCGCGGTCGGCGGTGGGCCGATCACCGCCGAACCCTGGAGGCCATCGCGTGGAAGTACCGCACCTGCTCGCCCTGGCGGGACCTGCCGGACGAGCTCGGCTCGTTCCAGACTGCTCACAAACGCCTGATCAGGTGGGCCGTGGACGGCACCTGGGAACGCATCCTTGCCGCGGTTCTGACAGCGGCCGAGGGCGCTGACGACATCGGCTGGACCGTGTCGGTGGACTCCACCGTATGCCGAGCTCACCAGCACGCCGCCGGAGCCAGG AAAAAAGGGGCTCCAGGTCGGGCCGAACCCGACGACCACGCACTCGGACGCTCCCGAGGCGGCCTGAGCACGAAGGTCCACCTCGCCAGCGACAGCCGTGCACAGCCCTTAGCCCTCCGCATCACCGCAGGCCAGGCGGGCGAAGCCCCGGCCTTCGAGACCGTCATGGCCGCAATCCGTGTTCCGCGGAGCGGACCGGGAAGACCGAGGACCCGACCCCATGCCGTCTTGGCGGACCGCGCGTACTCATCCCGCGCGATCCGGAACCACCTCCGCCGACGCGGAATCCGCGCTGTCATCCCCCAGCCGTCCGACCAGGTCGGCCACCGTCTGCGGCGAGGCCGTGCGGGCGGCCAACCGCCCGCTTTCGACGCCGAGGCGTACAAGCAGCGCAACGCGGTCGAACGGTGCATCAACCGGCTCAAGCAGTGGCGCGCCCTGGCCATGCGAACGGACAAGCTCGCCATCACCTACCAGGCCGCACTCCACCTCGCCGCCATCCTCATCTGGGCCCGGCGATAG
- a CDS encoding NF041680 family putative transposase: protein MSLEHQGVLQDAFAEVSRFRTELYACLTARGDALFELCDALLCTDGPVRTLVDLALAPEHRRGHGALYGGLNQGRIDVARLRRALASMPLPRTADGRIVLAADVSPWLRPDANTCADRAFCHTFGRGEGKHQMIPGWPYSIVAALETGRTSWTAVLDAVRLEPGADVAAVTTVQLREVVERLVAAGQWKPGDPEVLVVLDAGYDAPRIAHLLSDLPVEILGRLRSDRVMRRPTPPRVYDPKGGRPPKHGGEFVFGNPATWGTEQSVTVTDTRLYGKATAQAWDRLHPRLTRRAAWLDHHGPLPIIEGTIMRLVVEKLPSGGVNKPVWLWWSGTSATAAEVNRCWQSFLRRFDLEHTFRLFKQTLGWTKPRLRSSEAADRWTWLVIAAYAQLRLARPLATDLRRPWEKPAEPNRLTPARVRRGFRNLCTKTGSPAGAPKPSRPGPGRPPGSKNRRPATRHDVGRVLVTGEAHTRPAHHRKGTKPRRTSGTDTVGRAP from the coding sequence GTGAGTCTGGAGCATCAGGGCGTCCTTCAGGATGCGTTCGCGGAAGTGTCACGCTTCCGGACGGAGTTGTACGCGTGTCTGACCGCGCGGGGCGACGCGCTGTTCGAGTTGTGCGACGCGTTGTTGTGCACGGACGGGCCGGTGCGGACGCTGGTCGACCTGGCACTCGCGCCGGAACACCGCCGCGGACACGGCGCCCTCTACGGGGGCCTCAACCAGGGGCGGATCGATGTGGCCCGGCTGCGCCGCGCGCTGGCCTCGATGCCGTTGCCGAGGACGGCGGATGGTCGGATCGTGCTGGCCGCAGACGTCTCGCCGTGGCTGCGGCCGGACGCCAACACCTGTGCTGACCGGGCCTTCTGCCACACGTTCGGCCGGGGTGAGGGCAAGCACCAGATGATTCCGGGCTGGCCGTACTCGATCGTGGCCGCGCTGGAGACCGGCCGAACGTCGTGGACGGCGGTGCTGGACGCGGTCCGCCTGGAGCCGGGTGCCGACGTCGCCGCGGTGACCACGGTCCAGCTCCGGGAGGTCGTCGAGCGGCTCGTCGCGGCTGGCCAGTGGAAGCCGGGCGATCCCGAGGTCCTGGTCGTGCTGGACGCCGGATACGACGCACCCCGCATCGCTCACCTGCTGAGCGACCTGCCCGTCGAGATCCTCGGCCGCCTGCGTTCCGACCGTGTCATGCGGCGGCCGACACCGCCGCGGGTCTATGACCCCAAGGGCGGCCGACCGCCTAAGCACGGCGGTGAGTTCGTCTTCGGCAACCCCGCCACCTGGGGCACCGAGCAGAGCGTGACGGTCACCGACACCCGCCTCTACGGAAAGGCGACCGCGCAGGCGTGGGACCGGCTGCACCCGCGGCTGACCCGGCGGGCGGCCTGGCTCGATCACCACGGACCGCTGCCCATCATCGAGGGAACCATCATGCGCCTGGTCGTGGAGAAACTGCCCAGCGGCGGGGTGAACAAGCCGGTCTGGCTGTGGTGGTCGGGCACTTCCGCCACCGCCGCAGAGGTGAACCGCTGCTGGCAGTCCTTCCTCCGTCGTTTCGACTTGGAGCACACGTTTCGCCTGTTCAAGCAGACACTTGGGTGGACCAAGCCCCGGCTCCGCAGCTCAGAGGCGGCCGACCGGTGGACGTGGCTGGTGATCGCTGCCTATGCCCAGCTCCGGCTCGCCCGGCCACTGGCCACCGACCTCCGGCGCCCCTGGGAAAAGCCGGCCGAGCCGAACAGGCTTACACCCGCCCGTGTTCGCAGGGGGTTCAGGAACCTGTGCACGAAGACCGGCTCTCCGGCCGGTGCACCGAAACCGTCTCGTCCCGGGCCCGGCCGGCCACCGGGGTCGAAGAACCGCCGACCAGCCACCCGTCATGACGTGGGCAGAGTCCTCGTGACCGGCGAGGCGCACACCCGACCCGCCCACCACAGGAAGGGCACCAAACCCCGTCGCACAAGCGGCACTGACACCGTTGGCAGAGCCCCGTAG
- a CDS encoding trypco2 family protein, with protein MSEIGLAAAIEELRQELYQAQEAGIREQFAFEVEEAQLELILELRSDVRPEGKLSFGLATVGVGGTSASARTHKLILKLKVKDQALGDRNATVNADGESGSVGW; from the coding sequence TTGTCGGAGATCGGGCTCGCCGCAGCGATCGAGGAGCTGCGACAGGAGTTGTACCAGGCACAGGAGGCAGGTATACGGGAGCAGTTCGCCTTCGAGGTGGAGGAGGCGCAGCTGGAACTCATCCTGGAACTTCGTTCTGACGTACGGCCGGAGGGAAAGCTGTCGTTCGGACTCGCCACCGTGGGAGTGGGCGGGACCTCCGCCTCCGCACGCACCCACAAGCTGATACTGAAGCTGAAGGTCAAAGACCAGGCTCTCGGCGACCGGAACGCGACGGTCAACGCCGACGGCGAATCCGGCTCCGTCGGATGGTGA
- a CDS encoding serine protease, with amino-acid sequence MDEHRLADIRAGHAGKHRPSSLGSGYLVAPALVLTCRHVVMDRASGMPFARIVVRVGHPREPVEQRAATVEWLPHEGDDVALLLLEEPVDVPGAVRWGKPSGDEPLSYVGLGFPEHAPPLEKGQRGVDQLRGELPPLGTGPEWGAVLDQKATAVRRRPGKQREWGGVSGAAVFCQGLLVGVVFCDDHEHENRRLYALPAWTFITRDGFADLLQRHTGHAPVLESAHGGPVVPESGHLLVVREFAAERFQGRERELAQLHTFSTAPEGSAPGYWRWLAPAWSGKTALMAEFVLHPPSDADVLSFFVSIHDHPERSDRDGFLRSMGDQLRQHLGDIGLECDSRARFLKALERAAERSVCRGRRLVLVVDGLDEDAGVTSGTSGQSIAGLLPAHPYTGLRILVTARPDPPVPIDVPAAHPLRGDAITHRLEASPAAQVIRQEAERSLSALLDGRKDGDGEELGRNVTRLLAAAGGGLGARDLAALTEAVPREVLRVLGGSIGRSFHRRRARHGADGSPEDAPYFFAHRELQEGAFASLSPTVLAKCCQGIHDFVEGWRTRGWPAETPEYALSGYPHLLRRLGDADRLGKLASDMARHERLWHATGSDATALAEIDNAFRLLRDAGCHDLRLPVRLAYCRDLIRHRSVDVPDQLVTLSAFLGQTSRAVALAKSHPDPRHQVHRLMAVSEALLEAHDTTAAREVALDAAARATTITVSSAEDHVCLLVRTARMLARVGAGDIVGLLRRAVGIAETITQPGRQSQDFAVLHDSPLSQVSALARACTVLEEAQDLCGADAFSKELAARVEALAELAARITRTLHRDIQPHHLVPAASIMARAGHPERAVELAAAALAHVPYDVGQRCDHLAGVAEVLALAMEPDRAAELCRAAADLARSVTGATLPAQHLLVVAKASLTLADASTPARDRVREHTRQAALLALEAAATALHQGEQDQQGHQADVLACACDVLTRSGSPWAAAQVAQSLSDPARKAHVLLAAGHALADSRESRLAAALAREAAGTIRSLTPAKHTIAALAEAGRLLARTGEPHRAAEVAEEAGGLARDLTDTRPSDLTLAHLVTALRQAGQLRRAVPMARSLKDPAARSTALALAAGAHAQAAELAIAVGLVAEAAEAAPTVFSDLRAEALAQVAQALARSGDLEHAVELAGDVVRHFRSDFGLPLDALAGVVQALAEAGRTGEALDLAATLTGTESKADALARVAVTLARPDFPRACRITTDAALLVFDEDNPLSQAFALARVVRSLAGPRKERHGSCELAHVAIDVALSVTKPWTDPQLIAEVCEALIQAGDVGHAVELAMDYAHSVADDADPELHAAALAHAACTLALAGETGHAVAWATLAAEEARALRHVGDRADVLFTAATALTESDKADRAAELAAKIPDMELRSSALATASHSLIRKGELPQALKAARDIRDPATRAEALAHIASTLGDTGQHQLCLTYLSEAAEHARTVTNHYQRDTLLADLACAAPDEHTGRALLAELLSSGAWEAALPAMAQVAPETLKTMASLLAEPGMPSAAQPSRTSLSTA; translated from the coding sequence ATGGACGAGCACAGGTTGGCCGACATCCGGGCCGGCCATGCCGGGAAGCACCGTCCCTCCTCCCTGGGATCGGGCTACCTCGTCGCCCCCGCTCTGGTTCTGACCTGCCGGCATGTGGTCATGGACCGAGCCAGTGGGATGCCCTTCGCAAGGATCGTCGTTCGCGTCGGCCACCCCCGTGAACCCGTCGAGCAGCGCGCCGCGACCGTGGAGTGGCTGCCGCACGAGGGGGATGACGTCGCCCTGCTGCTGCTGGAGGAGCCGGTCGACGTGCCGGGGGCCGTGCGCTGGGGCAAGCCCTCCGGTGACGAACCACTGAGCTACGTGGGTCTCGGGTTTCCCGAGCACGCCCCGCCACTGGAGAAGGGACAGCGCGGTGTCGACCAGCTGAGGGGAGAACTGCCGCCGCTGGGCACCGGGCCGGAGTGGGGCGCGGTGCTGGACCAGAAGGCCACAGCAGTCCGCCGCCGACCCGGGAAGCAGCGAGAGTGGGGCGGGGTGTCGGGGGCTGCGGTGTTCTGCCAAGGGCTGCTGGTGGGCGTGGTGTTCTGCGACGACCACGAACACGAGAACCGCCGTCTGTACGCGCTGCCAGCCTGGACGTTCATCACGCGGGACGGGTTCGCAGATCTCCTGCAACGACACACCGGCCACGCCCCTGTGCTGGAATCGGCCCACGGCGGGCCCGTCGTCCCGGAGTCCGGTCACCTCCTCGTGGTGCGGGAGTTCGCGGCGGAGCGTTTCCAGGGCCGGGAGCGGGAACTGGCGCAGCTGCACACGTTCAGCACGGCTCCTGAGGGCAGCGCGCCTGGATACTGGCGCTGGCTGGCACCCGCCTGGTCGGGCAAAACGGCCCTCATGGCGGAGTTCGTCCTTCATCCCCCTTCGGACGCGGACGTGCTGTCGTTCTTCGTGAGCATCCACGACCACCCGGAGCGCTCCGACCGTGACGGCTTCCTGCGGAGCATGGGCGACCAGCTGCGTCAGCACCTGGGTGACATCGGCCTTGAGTGCGACTCCCGGGCGCGGTTTCTCAAAGCCCTGGAGCGCGCGGCGGAGCGCTCCGTATGCCGCGGGCGACGGCTCGTGCTGGTCGTGGACGGTCTGGACGAGGACGCCGGGGTCACCAGCGGGACCAGCGGCCAGAGCATCGCCGGACTCCTGCCGGCCCATCCCTACACGGGTCTGCGGATCCTCGTGACCGCACGCCCCGATCCCCCGGTGCCCATCGACGTGCCCGCCGCGCATCCGCTGCGCGGCGACGCGATCACTCACCGCCTGGAGGCCTCACCGGCGGCCCAGGTCATCCGGCAGGAGGCCGAGCGGAGCCTGTCAGCACTGCTGGACGGCAGGAAGGACGGCGACGGCGAGGAGCTGGGACGGAACGTCACCAGGCTCCTCGCCGCCGCAGGTGGCGGCCTGGGTGCCCGCGATCTCGCCGCCCTGACGGAGGCGGTGCCGCGCGAGGTGTTGCGGGTGCTCGGGGGATCGATCGGCCGCTCCTTCCACAGGCGCCGGGCCCGGCACGGCGCGGATGGCTCCCCGGAGGACGCCCCGTACTTCTTCGCCCACCGAGAGCTCCAGGAGGGTGCCTTCGCGAGCCTGTCCCCCACCGTCCTCGCGAAGTGCTGCCAGGGGATACACGACTTCGTCGAGGGCTGGCGGACGAGGGGCTGGCCAGCCGAAACGCCCGAGTACGCCCTGTCCGGCTACCCGCACCTGCTGCGCCGGCTCGGCGACGCGGACCGCCTGGGCAAGCTGGCCTCCGACATGGCGCGCCACGAGAGGCTGTGGCATGCGACGGGCTCGGACGCGACGGCACTCGCAGAGATCGACAACGCCTTCCGGTTACTCCGCGACGCCGGATGTCACGATCTCAGGTTGCCGGTGCGACTGGCGTACTGCCGCGACCTGATCCGCCACAGATCAGTCGACGTTCCCGACCAGTTGGTCACCCTCTCGGCCTTCCTGGGGCAGACCAGCCGGGCCGTCGCTCTCGCCAAGTCGCATCCCGATCCCCGGCACCAAGTCCACCGGCTGATGGCGGTCAGCGAAGCCCTGCTGGAGGCACACGACACCACGGCGGCCCGGGAGGTGGCGCTTGACGCCGCCGCACGAGCAACGACGATCACCGTGTCGAGCGCGGAGGATCACGTGTGTCTGCTGGTCCGCACCGCCCGGATGCTGGCTCGGGTGGGAGCGGGAGACATCGTCGGTCTGCTGCGCCGGGCCGTGGGCATCGCGGAGACCATCACCCAGCCCGGCCGTCAGTCCCAGGATTTCGCTGTCCTGCATGACTCGCCGCTGTCGCAGGTCAGCGCCCTGGCCCGGGCGTGCACGGTCCTGGAGGAGGCACAGGACCTGTGCGGTGCCGATGCCTTCTCGAAGGAACTGGCGGCCAGGGTGGAAGCGCTGGCGGAGCTGGCGGCACGCATCACCCGTACCCTGCACCGCGACATCCAGCCCCACCATCTGGTACCTGCCGCGTCCATCATGGCACGGGCGGGACACCCGGAACGGGCCGTCGAACTGGCCGCGGCCGCGCTCGCCCATGTCCCGTACGACGTGGGACAACGCTGTGATCACCTGGCTGGAGTCGCCGAGGTTCTGGCGCTCGCGATGGAGCCGGATCGCGCGGCCGAGCTGTGCCGGGCAGCCGCTGACCTCGCCCGCAGCGTCACCGGCGCCACCCTGCCGGCCCAGCACCTGCTGGTGGTGGCGAAGGCGTCGCTGACCCTCGCCGATGCGTCCACGCCGGCACGTGACCGCGTCAGGGAGCACACGCGGCAGGCCGCACTGCTCGCGCTGGAGGCCGCCGCCACCGCCCTGCACCAGGGAGAGCAGGACCAGCAAGGACATCAAGCGGACGTGCTGGCGTGCGCCTGCGACGTGCTGACACGGTCAGGCAGCCCCTGGGCGGCGGCGCAGGTCGCCCAAAGCCTGTCCGATCCCGCCCGCAAAGCCCACGTGCTGCTGGCCGCAGGCCATGCGTTGGCCGACTCCCGGGAGTCCCGCCTCGCTGCGGCACTGGCCCGGGAAGCCGCTGGCACCATCCGCTCCCTCACCCCCGCGAAGCACACGATCGCCGCACTGGCCGAGGCGGGCCGACTGCTTGCCCGTACCGGTGAACCACACCGCGCCGCCGAGGTAGCGGAGGAAGCCGGTGGTCTGGCCCGGGACCTCACCGATACCCGTCCCTCGGACCTTACCCTCGCCCACCTCGTCACCGCCCTGCGCCAGGCGGGCCAGCTGCGGCGTGCTGTCCCCATGGCCCGATCGCTCAAAGATCCCGCGGCGCGGTCCACCGCCCTGGCGCTCGCCGCCGGCGCCCACGCACAGGCCGCAGAGCTGGCCATCGCGGTCGGCCTGGTGGCTGAGGCCGCCGAAGCCGCGCCCACGGTCTTCTCCGACCTGAGGGCCGAGGCCCTGGCGCAGGTCGCTCAGGCACTCGCACGGTCGGGAGACCTTGAGCACGCCGTCGAACTCGCCGGAGACGTCGTCCGGCACTTCCGCTCGGACTTCGGCCTCCCGCTCGACGCGCTGGCTGGCGTCGTCCAGGCTCTCGCCGAGGCGGGGCGGACCGGCGAGGCCCTGGACCTCGCCGCGACACTGACCGGCACGGAATCCAAGGCGGACGCCCTGGCACGCGTGGCCGTGACACTGGCCCGCCCGGACTTCCCGCGTGCCTGCCGCATCACGACCGACGCCGCGCTCCTGGTCTTCGACGAGGACAACCCGCTGAGCCAGGCCTTCGCCCTTGCACGGGTCGTTCGGTCGCTGGCCGGCCCGAGGAAAGAGCGCCACGGTTCATGCGAGCTGGCGCACGTCGCCATCGACGTCGCGCTGTCCGTCACCAAGCCCTGGACGGACCCCCAGCTGATCGCTGAGGTCTGCGAGGCACTGATCCAGGCAGGAGACGTCGGCCACGCCGTGGAACTCGCCATGGACTACGCCCACTCCGTGGCAGACGACGCCGATCCCGAACTCCACGCCGCCGCGCTGGCGCACGCGGCGTGCACCCTCGCCCTCGCCGGAGAGACCGGGCACGCCGTGGCCTGGGCGACGCTGGCGGCCGAGGAGGCTCGCGCCCTCCGCCATGTAGGTGACCGGGCGGATGTCCTCTTCACCGCCGCCACTGCCCTGACGGAATCGGACAAGGCGGACCGAGCCGCCGAACTCGCCGCAAAAATCCCGGACATGGAACTGCGGTCCAGCGCCCTCGCCACCGCCAGCCACAGCCTGATCAGGAAGGGCGAACTGCCGCAGGCCCTCAAGGCCGCCCGGGACATCCGGGATCCCGCCACCCGGGCCGAAGCCCTCGCCCATATCGCCAGCACGCTGGGCGACACCGGTCAGCACCAGTTGTGCCTCACATACCTCTCCGAGGCCGCCGAGCACGCCAGAACCGTCACCAACCACTACCAGCGGGACACGCTTCTGGCCGACCTCGCATGCGCCGCCCCGGACGAGCACACGGGACGCGCGCTGCTGGCCGAGCTGCTCAGTTCCGGTGCCTGGGAGGCGGCACTGCCGGCGATGGCACAGGTCGCCCCCGAAACCCTGAAGACCATGGCATCCCTGCTCGCGGAACCCGGCATGCCGTCAGCCGCGCAGCCGTCGAGGACTTCGCTGAGCACGGCCTGA
- a CDS encoding IS5 family transposase (programmed frameshift), which produces MTNLVERLAPDELWALFQRVVPPAEVKRPQGGGRRRAGDREALAAIIFVATSGCTWRQLPPVFGPAWQTVYRRFTQWSQDRVWARLHRVVLDELGARGELDWSRCAIDSVSIRAVKGRLTGPNPTDRGKSGSKIHLLTDRNGLPLALGISGANMHDSQALEPLVRGIPPIRSRRGPRRRRPAKLHADKGYDHKHLRRWLRSRGIRHRIARKGIEPSQRLGRHRLVVERTVSWLGGCRRLHRRYERKPEHFLALVGIAAALICHRRLTT; this is translated from the exons ATGACGAATCTGGTTGAGCGGTTGGCACCGGACGAGTTGTGGGCTCTGTTCCAGCGGGTGGTGCCGCCCGCCGAGGTGAAGCGTCCGCAGGGCGGGGGCCGGCGTCGAGCCGGTGACCGCGAGGCACTGGCCGCGATCATCTTCGTCGCTACCTCCGGTTGTACGTGGCGGCAGCTCCCGCCTGTGTTCGGTCCGGCCTGGCAGACGGTGTACCGGAGGTTCACACAGTGGAGCCAGGACCGGGTCTGGGCCCGGCTCCACCGCGTGGTCCTGGATGAACTCGGTGCCCGGGGTGAGCTGGACTGGTCCCGGTGCGCAATCGATTCGGTCAGCATCCGTGCCGTAAAAGGGAGA CTGACGGGACCGAATCCGACCGATCGTGGCAAGTCGGGATCGAAGATTCATCTGCTCACCGACCGGAACGGACTGCCGCTGGCGCTGGGCATCTCCGGAGCCAACATGCACGACAGCCAGGCCCTGGAACCGCTTGTGCGCGGCATCCCGCCCATCCGCTCCCGCCGCGGACCTCGACGCAGACGCCCGGCGAAACTGCATGCGGACAAGGGCTACGACCACAAGCACCTGCGACGATGGCTCCGCAGCCGCGGCATACGCCACCGCATCGCACGCAAGGGCATCGAGCCCTCGCAGCGGCTCGGCCGTCATCGATTGGTCGTTGAACGTACGGTTTCCTGGCTTGGCGGATGCCGTCGCCTGCACCGGCGCTACGAACGCAAGCCCGAGCACTTCCTCGCCCTCGTCGGCATAGCCGCCGCTCTCATCTGCCACCGGCGCCTCACCACATGA
- a CDS encoding aldo/keto reductase, translating into MQHRNLGSQGLRVSALGLGVMGMSMAYGTSNDDEGTATIHRAHELGIDFFDTAELYGAGTGSNEILLGKAVRDFRDEVVLATKFGFDMTSQPLGSGFNSRPENIREVAENSLRHLQTAHIDLFYQHISDPNVPAEEVAGAVGELITEGKVRYFGLSNVGPRYIRRAHAVTPVSALQYEYSLFEREVQEEILPVLRELGIGLVPYSPLGRGFLTGAVKPASEYPADDMRSWDERWQGENYTYNLRATEQLKELAAAKGITTAQLALAWLLAQGQDVVPIPGTRSAKRLEENAGADSVQLTDADLAHITEILPHGSAGSRYPAATLSSFTTD; encoded by the coding sequence ATGCAGCACCGCAACCTGGGCTCTCAGGGCCTGCGCGTCTCGGCGCTCGGTCTCGGCGTCATGGGCATGTCCATGGCCTACGGCACCTCGAACGATGACGAGGGCACCGCGACCATCCATCGTGCCCACGAACTCGGGATCGACTTCTTCGACACCGCCGAGCTGTACGGCGCCGGTACCGGCAGCAACGAGATCCTGCTGGGCAAAGCTGTCCGGGACTTCCGCGACGAGGTGGTCCTGGCCACCAAATTCGGCTTCGACATGACCTCCCAGCCGCTCGGTTCCGGCTTCAACAGCCGCCCCGAGAACATCCGCGAGGTCGCCGAAAACAGCCTGCGTCACCTGCAGACCGCCCACATCGACCTGTTCTACCAGCACATCTCCGACCCCAACGTCCCCGCCGAGGAAGTCGCGGGCGCCGTCGGTGAACTGATCACCGAGGGCAAGGTCAGGTACTTCGGCCTGAGCAACGTCGGCCCCCGGTACATCCGCCGAGCCCACGCCGTCACCCCGGTCTCCGCCCTCCAGTACGAGTACTCGCTCTTCGAGCGCGAGGTGCAGGAGGAGATCCTCCCCGTCCTGCGGGAGCTCGGCATCGGCCTGGTGCCCTACTCCCCGCTCGGCCGAGGCTTCCTGACCGGAGCGGTCAAGCCCGCGAGCGAATACCCCGCGGACGACATGCGCAGCTGGGACGAGCGCTGGCAGGGCGAGAACTACACCTACAACCTCCGCGCCACCGAACAGCTCAAGGAACTCGCCGCGGCCAAGGGCATCACCACCGCCCAACTCGCGCTGGCCTGGCTCCTCGCCCAGGGTCAGGACGTCGTGCCCATCCCCGGCACCCGCAGTGCCAAGCGTCTCGAGGAGAACGCCGGCGCGGACAGCGTCCAGCTCACCGACGCCGACCTGGCCCACATCACCGAGATCCTCCCCCACGGCTCGGCGGGCAGCCGCTACCCGGCCGCGACACTGTCCAGCTTCACCACCGACTGA